The genomic stretch ACAAGCCCAAGTACCTGGCCAGCCTTCTCAAGGCGTGGTACGGCGACAAGGCCACCAAGGAAAACGGCTTCTGTTACGAACTGCTTCCCAAGATCGAAAAGGGCGAGGACTACTCCTACATGTTCCTGTTCGATCGCATGTACAAGAATCAGATTCGCGGCGGGTTCATCATTGGTTTGAACCCCATGAACAGTGTGCCGAACTCCAACAAGATCAGAAAGGCGCTGGACAATCTGGACTGGCTGGTCACTTCCGAGCTTCACCACTCGGAGACCACCGACAACTGGCAGCGACCCGGCGTTGATCCCAAGAAGATCAAGACCGAAGTCTTCCTGCTGCCTTCGGCCCACCGTTTGGAGAAGGAAGGTTCCACAACCAACTCCGGTCGCTGGCTGCTCTGGCACAATCAGGCCATCAAGCCTGCTTACGAAGCCAAGCCGTTCGGCGATCTGTTCTGTGGCGTCGTGTCTCATGTGAAGAAGCTGTATGAAAAGGAAGGGGGAACCCATCCTGAAGCCGTCACATGGCTCGATTACCCGGAAACCTACGATCCTGAAGATCTGTGCGCCCGTATCAACGGACGTTTCACCAAGGATACGGTCATCAAGGGCAAGACGTACAAGAAGGGCCAGCAGGTGCCTTCGTTCACCGCCCTGACCGACGACGGTTCAACCATGAGCCTGAACTGGCTCTACGCCGGAAGCTACACCGAAGAAGGTGGCAACAAGGCCAAGCGCCGTGATGCCTCCCAGACTCCGATGCAGGCCAATATCGGTCTGTATCCGAAGTGGTCCTGGTGTTGGCCCGTCAACCGCCGCATCCTGTACAACCGCGCTTCCGTCGATCTCAACGGTAATCCGTACAACCCGGATAAGGCCGTTATCGAGTGGAAGGACGGCAAGTGGGTCGGCGACGTTCCCGATGGTGGCTGGCCGCCCATGGCTACCGGCAAGGGCAGATATCCGTTCATCATGTCCAAGCATGGACTCGGACAGATATTCGGTCCCGGCCGTCAGGACGGTCCGTTCTCCGAACATTATGAACCTGTGGAAACGCCGGTGGACAGCAACATGTTCTCCAAACAGTTGAACAGCCCGGTTTACAAGTTCGTATCCAGCGACATGGACAAATTGGCCAAGCCCGCTGATCCGGACTATCCCATCGTACTGACAACCTACAGCCTGACAGAGCACTGGTGCGGTGGCGGTGAAACCCGCAACGTGCCGAATCTGCTCGAAACCGAGCCGCAGCTCTACGTGGAGTTGAGCCCGGAACTGGCACAGGAGAAGGGCATTAACAACGGTGACGGTGTCATTGTTGAAAGCGCCCGCGGCAGAGTGGAAGCCTTTGCCATGGTCACGGTCCGCATGCGGCCCCTCAGGGTCCATGGTCGTATCATTCATGAAATCGGTATGCCGTTCTGCTTCGGTTGGACGACTCCCGGCACCGGTGACGCCACCAACCGGCTGACCCCGTCTGTCGGTGATCCGAATACGACTATCCCGGAATACAAAGCCTGTTGCGTAAACATTCGTAAGGCCGACAAGCTCACTGAGCTTGCAACCTAACGGAAAAGGAGACCGTCATGACCAAGACAATACTGGTAGACACGTCCCGCTGCACGGCTTGCCGCGGATGTCAGATAGCCTGCAAGGAATGGCATGGACTGGATGCCAACAAAACCACTCAGTATCAGTGGGGCAGCCATCAGAATCCACCGGATCTGAATCCCAACAACTATAAACTCGTCCGCTTCAGTGAGCATCTCGATGGCGACGTCATCCGCTGGAACTTTTTCCCGGATCAGTGCCGTCATTGCGACATGGCTCCCTGCAAGGAGACCGCTGATATCTACATTGAAGAAGCGATCGTCAGGGATGATACCACCGGGGCCATTCTCTTTACCGAGAAGACCCGTGAATACTCGGATGAGCAGTTCGAGGAGATCAGGGAATCCTGTCCCTACAACATCCCTCGCCGCAATATGGAAACCCGAATCATGGCCAAATGTACCATGTGCAACGACCGTATCCACAATGGCATGCCGCCTGCGTGCGTCAAGGTCTGCCCCACGGGCACCATGCAGTTCGGTGAGCGGGAAGACATGCTCAAAAAGGCTGAAGCGCGCCTCGAAGTGCTTAAAAAGGATTGGCCCGATGCCATGATGGCGGACCCGGATGATGTCAACGTCATCTTCCTGCTGATCGACAAGCCCGAGAACTATCATGAGTTCTCGGTTGCCGAAAACAGTGTCGGTCCCATGACGAAGAAGCAGTTCTTCGCTCAACTGGCCCGTCCTTTTAAGGCGATGAAAGCGTAGCCACAACCAATAACCATCCTCTCCCGACCGGTGCACCCGCAGGGTGCCCGGTTCGGGGAGGGTTTGATGGAGCATTGAATGAAATCCGCACCTGCCCTCGACACAGTTGAAAAGACACTTGAATCCATTCGCGTGAAAACTCCTGCCTATGAAGAATTGACGGAGCGTTTCGGTTCTCTGTTCAAAGCCGCGGCATCAGTCCATGATGAGTTGGTAAAACGTGGGATCGCGACAGCCGATATCAATCAGGCCCGGGTTGCAGCCGGTGCTCCTGTACTGGCCGGCAATGATATGGAAACGTGGCGAGATGATTTTGCAATGGCTGCCGAACGGCTCCTGCCTTCTCTGTGTGAAGTGCTCGAACTGGAGAGTGACGTCGCGGATCAATTGATCGAATATTTCGGGGATGCCGACAATGTCATGGGACTCGTTCGTGCCCGGATCGACGGTGACTGGCCTTTCTTTGAAAAGACCTCCGTACAACAGGATTCCGTCCCGCCTACCGTCATGTTGTATATTTCAGAGACCATCAGTTCACCCGTACTGGGTGCCATCGTCGATACCATGGACGAGTCCCTTTCCTCTTTGAACTGGCAGGAAGGGCATTGTCCGGCCTGCGGTTCATCCCCATCCATTTCCCACCTGTCCCCCAAGGAAGTCACTGACCTCGATCAGCTTGTGGGCGGCGGTGGAAAGAAGTTTCTGCACTGTTCTTTGTGTGGGTTCGATTGGCGCTTCAAGCGCAATGCATGTCCTTCCTGTGGCAATGAGGACAGCGAGACACGGGAAGTCTTTTATATTGATGACGTGCAGTACGAGCGTATCGAGGCGTGCCATCAGTGCGGGAAGTACTGTCTCAATATCGATATGCGTGAGTTTGACCCGCACCCGCATCTGGACGCTATCCAGATGGGTTTGATCCATTTGGATTTGTACGCCCGTAAGAACAGTCTGACACCTATCAAGCCAACCCTTTGGAACACCGTGGAATAGGAACAGTCATGGCTCTCCCGCATCTTAAAGCCGCCACCGCCGAACCGTTGCGAGGCGAAGAGAGAACTCAAGGGCTTACTCCCGCCAAGCTCTCTCGCCCGACCACGTTGCAACGGTACGAAAACGGACGGTTCCAATTCCACGGTGACTCCATTGCCGTTGAATCCGACCTGCGACTGATGATTGCCGGTCAACAGGAAGCCATCCTTTCACGGACACCGGGAGATGACCTCAACCTCGTTGCCGGTCATCTCTTTTCCTGTTCCCGGATAAGGGAGGCAGGAGATCTTGCCAATATTTCCTTCAACTATCGGGGCGTGGCCCGGGTGGATGTGGAATTGGCGGGATGTTCCGGCATCCGTCGAATCTACCCTTCGCCGAGGCCGGTCCGGGTGGCCCCGGAAATGCTGCTGGAGTTCAAGGAACGATTCGAGCGGCGTCAGAATCTGTATAAGAATACCGGCTCGACCCATGCTGCCGCTCTGTTTGCCGAGGATGGCGAACTGATCTCCTTTGGCGAGGACGTTGGAAGGCACAACGCCTTTGACAAGGCCGTGGGCCGCGCTCTTCTTGAGGGGAGTCTGGATAGGGTCGTTATCGCCATACTTTCGTCACGTCTGGCACTGGAATTGACCGTCAAGGCGGCTGTGGCCAACATTCCCATCCTGTGCGGGTTCTCCGCCGCCACCAGTTCGGGCATCGGCTATGCCGAGGAGAACAACATAACCCTTGTCGGGAGGCTCAAAAGCTCTTCTTTCAACGTATATGCCCATGGATGGAGACTTCAGAGCGGCTGACCATCCGGGGGCGGATTCCATCATTTCGGCCTCCTGGTTCTGCTGTGGAAAAAACTGCATATTACGATCCTGTATGTTGTTCCTTTTATATCCAACATGTGATAACGGTCTGTTGCTTGTTGTAAAGGATAGACACAGGGGAAGATGAGTGTCTGTCTCGATTTATGTAGAGGGGTGGGGCCTTTGGTGGAGTCTTGCCGTGTGTTGGTTTTTGGCCGCACAAGGCAGGCGGTCACAACCGTACCGTATCGTTTAGGTGCGAGCGCGTCGTAATCCGTAGGTTCCTGCTTCTCCTCGTGTATATCAGATTTGAAACGCCCAAATGGAAACTTCTCATGGCTCATGCCGTTTCGCTCGTAATCATCTTCAACGGAGCGAACGGTGAGTCAGCAGTGAACGAAAACTCCATATTGAAACAGTACGTATGAATACAGCTCCTCTTGATATCTGGTTGAAAGATCGAATGGGTCTGGTGGATGTCGAACACGTTCCCACTCGGGAACAATTGCGGCAATGGCAGCTTGAGCGGCTTGTCGATGTCGTTGAACACGCCCGGAAGCACAGTCCGTTTTATGCAGATCACCTTGGAAACATTGACCCTTCATCCATTTCGTCATTTGAAGACTTTGCCCAAATTCCCTGCCTGACGCAGGACATTCTTCGCAATGAACCGGAACGCTTGTTGTGTGTACCGCAAGAGAGTGCTGGTTCACTGGTCACATTGAGCAGTTCCGGGACAACCGGGATGCCCAAGCATACATTTCATACCGCCGAAGATATGCAGGCAACCATCGATTACTTTACCTGGACCATGTCCAGACTGGTCGCTGAAGGTGAAGTGGCTTTTGTCCTGATGCCTGAAGATGGCCCAAGCAATGTAGGGCGATTGCTGAAGGAAGCGCTGGCCCGTTTCGGCGCGCAGGTCGTGACACACGGAATTCTGGAAGATGTTGATGCCGCCATCGATCATTGTCTGGAAACAAAAGCCACTTGTATTGTCGGTACCCCTGCCCATCTCAATGTGATGTCCATGGGCTGGGAGCAGCGTGGACTGATCCCGCACCATATCAACTCGGTCCTGCTGTGTTGGGATACTGTTCCGGGGCCTGTTGTCCACAGGGTGGAGCGGGTGCTGGGATGCAGCGTGTATCGGCACTGGGGCATGGTCGAAACCGGACTCGGTGGAGCGGTGGAGTGCGAGCCCCATTCAGGCATGCACCTGCGCGAAACCGATGTTTTTGTCGAGATCGTCCGAGTCGGCACATGCACTCCCTGTCCGGATGGGGAGTTCGGTGAAATCGTGATCACGACTCCGATGCGCCGTGGCATGCCGCTTATTCGCTACCGTACCGGCGATATGGGCCGGATAATCCCCGGAGAGTGCTTTTGCGGCAGTCCGCTTCGCCGTTTGGATACGCAGATACGGCGCATGACAGATACCGTTGATCTGGCAGGGGTCAACCTCTCCCTGTTCGATCTGAACGAGGCGCTGTATGCCGTGGAAGGACTGGCCGATTTCAGCGTGGAGTACAGCAGGAATACGCTCCGCATTTTTGCCTGCGGTCTGGGGCATGATCTGTCCGAATACATTCGCAATGCATTGCTTCGGGAAACGCAAGTGGGGAAAGCGCACGCAGAGGGTGCCGTTAATCTGGAAATTGTGGTACGGCAGGGCTGTGCAACCGTTGGAGAAGGATTGGGGAAACGACGTATCCGAACAGAGTAGAAAAAGGCGGTAACATGAAACGACGTACTTGTTTTGCAGGGGTGAACAGAGGTGTGCAGATTCCCGTGATACTCGCTGTCGGCATTGGCTCGAAGCTGATGCACAAGCAAAGGGGAGGTGAGGCGCTATGAAGATAGCTGCTATTATTCCGGCCTCAGAAAACTCCGCAAGCATGGGTGGGTTCAAGCCGTTGTTGCCATTGGGGGATGGTACCGTGCTTTCCACCTGTATCAAACTTTTCAGGTATAATTGCATCAAGCAGGTCATCGTAGTCACGGGGCATCGTGCCGATGAAGTGGCTGTGGAGGCACGAAGAGCCGGTGCAACGCCGGTATTCAACAAGGACTACCGTCAGGGTATGCTCACCTCCATGGTGAGTGGCGTCCGGGCGCTGGATGTCGGGGTTGATGCCTTCTTTTTCCTGCCCATAGACATGCCGACCATCAGAAATCACACCGTGACTCGCCTTGTATCTGCCTACAGGTCCGGGAAACCGGCTGTGTTGTATCCTCAATTCAATGGGCAGCGTGGCTATCCGCCGCTTATCGGTGCGGGCATGATCCCGATGCTGACCGCCCATGATGGGCAAGGAGGATTGGGGCGTGTACTGGATTCGGTCGAAGACCATGCCGCGGAACTCGATGTTGCCGATTGCGGTACTGTGTTCGAGTTGAATCAATTTCCCGATTATGAGCAGGCTGTCAGCCGAATGTTGTCAGAGGGACCGCTGGACGACGAGTGCCAGCAGTTGTGGGGCATTTACGATACGCCGTCCAACAACATCGCGCACTGTCAGGCCGTTGCCAATGTGGCCGAAGCATTGGGCGAACGACTCCATGTGCGAAGCGGGGCCTGGCTCGACATGGGCCTGGTGCGCGGAGCCGCCTTGACCCATGACATAGGCCAGGGGTGCAGGCAGCACGAGGTGGTCGGTGCACAGCGACTGCGCGAGCATGGATTTCATCCCGCCGCACGCATCGCGCTGGAACATTTTGATCAACGGCTGGAAGTCGAAGATGCGGTGAGCGAAAATACCCTCGTCTTTTTGGCCGATAAACTGGTCTGCGGCTCACACCCCGCACCATTGATGCAGCGGTATGAGAAGAAGCTGGAGCTTCATGGACATAAGCCGCGAGCTAAAAAAGCGATTCTGAGCCGAATGGACAGAGCAAAGAATATTCTGGCGCGTGTGGATCGCGAGATCGGCCAGTCTGCCGAAATGCTGGCTCAAGAAGTGCTCGGCTGATCGGACGGTTCCATCATGTAATCAGACACATGCCGTGTTGGTGAAAGTCACTCGTTTCCGCTCCTGTTCATGGTAATGGGAGCGGAATTTGTTTTGTTGACAATGGCCGTGCATGGTGAGCTGGGTCAATTCATTGTGTGATCAGAGCTGGGATTCAATGGGCAGGATTCCCAGCAGTCCGATGCCGAAGCGCTGAATGAACGAGGAATGCGGGTCGGACCGGTATGTCTTGGGGTTCGTGCCAGGAGCATCCCAGCGCAGCCGTTCCACTCCGTCGCTGTCCGTGATCAGGCGCACGGTGTACGCTTTGGTTTCGAGTGTCTTCTCCACCCCCTGCTTTAGCTCGTCAGCGATATCGGGTGAATCGATCATCAGGCCGACTTCGGTGTTCTGGGCAAAGGAGCGCGGGTCGATATTCAGGGACCCGACAAAGACCTTTTCATCGTCAATGATGAACGTCTTGGCGTGTAGACTCGCCTTGGATGACCCTTTCAACCCGCTGAAATTGATATCCCGGTCAGGATCAGCCGGCTTCAACTCATAGAGTTCCACCCCGGCTCGTAACAGGTTCTTTCGATACTTGGCATATCCTGCGTGTACGATGGGTACGTCGTTGGACATCAGTGAATTGGTGAGGATGCGAACCCGAACATTGTTCTCCACCAGTTGCTTGAAGTATTTGACGCCATCTCTTCCCGGAACAAAATAGGGTGATACGAGCAGCAGTTCCTTTCGGATATTGCTCAGGTCGCCGTGAATGCTGGTGGAAAGCATCAGCTCCCTTCTTCCTTCGGTGTCCGCGATCTTTTCCGGCAGGTCGAATACGGCTCGCGCATTGCCTGTCTTGAATGGTTGCGTGGAGAGAGGAACGTTCATCAGCTTCGAATCACTGACTTTTTGCAGGAAAGGTTGGTTCTGGGCTTCCGTGAGCGGGTCCAGAGCCATGGACAGGGTCGTTTCCGTCGAGTGCGGTGGGCCTGTGTGGAGAACCGAGATGGGGTAGGCCAGTTCGCTGTTCCAGTAGGCATCAAACTGGTAGGAAACATCCTGAACCACATCGCCGGTACACATGGCGTCGAGATCAAGAAAATCGACATCGGCGTGGGCCTCGAAATACTCGTCACCGATGTTGCGCCCTCCGACCACGGCAAAGGTATTGTCCACGATGAACGTCTTGTTGTGCATCCGGCGTGTCACATGACCGAACCGGGTAAGGAACTGGGTGAATCGGTTGATGTTGCGGGAAAAGGGATTGAAAATGCGTACTTCGAAATTGGGGAGCGCATCCAGTGACGCTGCGCCGAGGTCCCGTCCCGCCAGATCCATATCATCGACCAACAGCCTCACCCGCACGCCGCGCTGTGATGCCTGAACCAGCTTGGCGATGAACAGCTTGCCCGCCATGTCGTTATGAAGCAGATAGTATTGCGCATCAATGGTGGTTTGCGCCTGCTCGGCCAGTAAGGCACGGGCCGCAAAGGCATTGATGCCGTTGCCCAGCAGCAGGATGGCGTCTTCCCCGTTGGGAGTAGGCAGGATGGTGCGTGCTTCGTTTTGCAGATCAGAGCCTTCGACCGCGGGCAGGGCGAAGGACTCCGAGCGCTCATACCCTTTGGGGAGTGTGGCGCAACCGTACAAACCGAAATAGATGGCGACTAACTGGAGTAAAATACGCTTCATGAACGGCATCCGGGGTAAAAAGGTGTCATGCTATGTAATATAAGCGCAACAGGGTGTCTTTTGTCCAGTTATGTCTGTCATGAGAGTTTTCGGCACTCTTTACTCCCCGTCAGTTACCTTGGTTGATCGTATCGGTGTGCCGACATCCGGCACCATGGCCGTAGCTGCTTTGAGCAGCGTCTCCTGCATGGCGACCAGTCCGGCTGCGGCTGCGGTGATCCCGGTGTAGGGGGGCATGGAGATGGTCAGTGTTTCTGGCACGGCATCCTTTCCGCTCATATCGAAAATGACTGGAGTGACATCTGCCGCAAGGCATTCCTCTGCCAATCGACGTACCGACTCACTGTCGTTGTCTGATGGGCATAAGAGAACCACGCCGATTCCTTTGCGAAGCATCTCGAACGGGCCATGACGAAACTGACCTCCCTCCAGAGAAAATGCAGGGATACGAGCCAACTCCATGAAGTAGAGCGATCCGGCGTCGGCCACGCCCTGCAATACTCCACGGCTGGAGAGAATCACGCAGTCACTCTCGGAAAGATGGGAAACAACGGCTGCGTCTTCGTATTTGCTCGGAGCGTTGAGGTATGCCTTCAAATCGTCAAGCGGCTGCCCGAGGCAGGCAAGAACCGCTCCATGCATGGCAAGGGAAAGAAGCAGGCTTCGGGTGGCGGCGAATCCTTTTTCGACTTCTCCTGCCCCGATGAGGCTTGGAACGCGATCGGCCAGAGGACTGAGCGGGTCCAGTGTCAGGCCGAAGATTCCGTCAGTACTTTCGGCAGTATCGAGATAGCGGATGATTTCCCCTGATCCACCGGATTGGGACGTCAGAATGACGGTTTGCTTTCCTGCAATGGGGGCGCGGAGATATTCGGAGAGCGGTTGGGCTGTGGCATCAATGCCAGCGGCGCGGTAGAGCGGTTCGGCAACGCGGTTGATCCAGTGGGATGCACCCATCCCAAGCAAAAGCAGCCGCCCGGTGGCCTTGGCATGTTTGGCAATCTCGCTTGCTCGCTGCTGGTTGGTATCCAGCGAAACCAAGGCGTCACGGTGCTGGCGGGCCATTTCGCTCTGGAGCAGTTCCAGGCCGGTGGGGGTATTTCCAGTGGTCATTGCAGTCATCCTTTTTTGTCGTCGGCTCGGGAACACTTCACGCCGTGCCGGGATTCACCATGCTTCTATATGCCAAAAGCACGGCGTTGTTTCAACAAATTCGGATGACTATAACTGGTAACGACCGTTCCGGCAAAGGGAGGACGGGGATAGCCCGCGTATGAAAGAGGGGCTTTAAGCCAGATTACTGGGCTATCTCGACGTCAATGACTGTATCAACCAGTGTCTTGGCCTCGACACCGCCGCAGCTCGGTTTGGCTATTTCGTTCAGGATGAGTGCGAATCGGTAACTGCCCGGGGTATTGAAGGTCATGACCGTGGTCGGGTATCCTGTCTTCACCGTGGGCTTTGGCCCGTTTGGTCGGTTGAGATAGCGGACATTGACCGAAGAGTACGTCCCGGTTGGGAGCGTATATCCCTTGAGGTCAAAGACCAGCGTCACCGGTTGACCGACCGTGGTTTCCCCTTCGATGCGGACCTCGGCATCAGTTATGCCGGTGTCACCGGCATCCGCCGGAATCGGCATGGCACAAGCCAGAAACATGATCCCTGCCAGCAGGAGCAGCATGGGAAGACGCGATAATGTTGTGTTCATGGTTGCATGATACGTCTTCGCCGGTATATTGCAAGGTATGGGTATGTACTGGGTAGCTGTCTGAAGGAGCGATTATGAAGAACATGAGCGAAGGTCGAAAGCACTATCGGGATATCTTGAAAAGCATGCCGAACGAGGAGGAATATTTTCTCGAACGGTGGTCTGTCCGTATGGAACAGGCCGGATATCTTCAGCATACCACGGCCAAGCGTGTTGATTGTCTGCAGGCCTTGAACGACTTTCTGAGTCCCATGATCGCGCACTGGGAGATGGGCGGCGCCGAACCGGATTTCCCCTGGCTCATCCGCCACGAGAACGAATGGGGCAAACCACAGATCGAGTCGGCGCGTCGCCATCGAATGCGCGGCATTACCTCGGACATGTATCTTGGGTGCTTTAAGACATTCATCCATAGCCTCATGGATGTCATCGAGAAGATGGACGCCTCCTATGAGACCAAGGTTCAGGCCCGTCGTCATGCCAAGCTGTATGGCGATGCCCTGGAAGTGCTCTTTGTCCGGGACTGGACCAAGACCCTGCCGGACATGGCCACACGCGAACTTGATCATGCCAACCGGCTCCTCACGCTGGAGAAGTGTCGCTTCGAGAACATCCTGAACGCCACCTCAGACCTCATTCTTGTGGTCGATAGTGAGGGGGTCGTGACCAACGTCAACGAAGCGGTCAAGGCAGTGGTGGATGAAAAGGACGTTATGGGTGTTCCCGTCTGGGATGCACTGGTTCTGGAAGGCCAGTCTGTCGAGGACCTGCTCAAATACTATCCCATAGGCATGTCCTGCGAAATGAGCCCTTTTGATGATGACATCATCTACCGGTTGCAGATCAATTCCATCGGCAATGTCAGCATGGCCAGTGACGAGTACATGATCATGCTGACCAATATCACTGCCCACGCCACCCAGCGCGAGACTCTGGAGCGGGTGGTTTCCGAGCGCACCGAAGCCTTGCGCCAGGAAAAGGAACAACTGGAAGAGATGAACATCACCCTGCGCAACGTGCTGCAGAGCATCGATAAGGAGCGGGAAGACCTCCTCGGTGAAGTGACAGCCAAGGTGAACAACTTCGTGCTCCCTGCCCTGGACCGTATTGAAAATGAAGAGGATGCGGGAATCCGTAAAGGGTACCTGACCGTGGCCAAGGATCAGCTTGCCCGCCTTGCTCCGGGCAGTGCCTCGTCCGAACCGGGCCTGCTCAAGCTGACGCACATGGAAACGCGTGTCTGCCAATTCATTCAGGCCGGGCATTCCTCCAAGGATATTGCCAACAGCCTCAACCTTTCCATTGAAACCGTGCAGACGCACCGCAAGAACATTCGCCGCAAGCTCGGCCTGCATGGCAAAAGCGTGAGTCTGTATGCCCACCTCAAACGGATCGGCCTCTCCAACTGACTGGGTATATTTTTCTACCCATTTTATCCCCACTTTCCCGTCTGTCGTCCTTTTTGAATACTATAATACATACTATGTGTAATTCCTGTATTCTC from Pseudodesulfovibrio profundus encodes the following:
- a CDS encoding DVU_1553 family AMP-dependent CoA ligase, producing MNTAPLDIWLKDRMGLVDVEHVPTREQLRQWQLERLVDVVEHARKHSPFYADHLGNIDPSSISSFEDFAQIPCLTQDILRNEPERLLCVPQESAGSLVTLSSSGTTGMPKHTFHTAEDMQATIDYFTWTMSRLVAEGEVAFVLMPEDGPSNVGRLLKEALARFGAQVVTHGILEDVDAAIDHCLETKATCIVGTPAHLNVMSMGWEQRGLIPHHINSVLLCWDTVPGPVVHRVERVLGCSVYRHWGMVETGLGGAVECEPHSGMHLRETDVFVEIVRVGTCTPCPDGEFGEIVITTPMRRGMPLIRYRTGDMGRIIPGECFCGSPLRRLDTQIRRMTDTVDLAGVNLSLFDLNEALYAVEGLADFSVEYSRNTLRIFACGLGHDLSEYIRNALLRETQVGKAHAEGAVNLEIVVRQGCATVGEGLGKRRIRTE
- a CDS encoding DVU_1551 family NTP transferase, whose product is MKIAAIIPASENSASMGGFKPLLPLGDGTVLSTCIKLFRYNCIKQVIVVTGHRADEVAVEARRAGATPVFNKDYRQGMLTSMVSGVRALDVGVDAFFFLPIDMPTIRNHTVTRLVSAYRSGKPAVLYPQFNGQRGYPPLIGAGMIPMLTAHDGQGGLGRVLDSVEDHAAELDVADCGTVFELNQFPDYEQAVSRMLSEGPLDDECQQLWGIYDTPSNNIAHCQAVANVAEALGERLHVRSGAWLDMGLVRGAALTHDIGQGCRQHEVVGAQRLREHGFHPAARIALEHFDQRLEVEDAVSENTLVFLADKLVCGSHPAPLMQRYEKKLELHGHKPRAKKAILSRMDRAKNILARVDREIGQSAEMLAQEVLG
- a CDS encoding formate dehydrogenase accessory sulfurtransferase FdhD, whose translation is MALPHLKAATAEPLRGEERTQGLTPAKLSRPTTLQRYENGRFQFHGDSIAVESDLRLMIAGQQEAILSRTPGDDLNLVAGHLFSCSRIREAGDLANISFNYRGVARVDVELAGCSGIRRIYPSPRPVRVAPEMLLEFKERFERRQNLYKNTGSTHAAALFAEDGELISFGEDVGRHNAFDKAVGRALLEGSLDRVVIAILSSRLALELTVKAAVANIPILCGFSAATSSGIGYAEENNITLVGRLKSSSFNVYAHGWRLQSG
- a CDS encoding phospholipase D family protein yields the protein MKRILLQLVAIYFGLYGCATLPKGYERSESFALPAVEGSDLQNEARTILPTPNGEDAILLLGNGINAFAARALLAEQAQTTIDAQYYLLHNDMAGKLFIAKLVQASQRGVRVRLLVDDMDLAGRDLGAASLDALPNFEVRIFNPFSRNINRFTQFLTRFGHVTRRMHNKTFIVDNTFAVVGGRNIGDEYFEAHADVDFLDLDAMCTGDVVQDVSYQFDAYWNSELAYPISVLHTGPPHSTETTLSMALDPLTEAQNQPFLQKVSDSKLMNVPLSTQPFKTGNARAVFDLPEKIADTEGRRELMLSTSIHGDLSNIRKELLLVSPYFVPGRDGVKYFKQLVENNVRVRILTNSLMSNDVPIVHAGYAKYRKNLLRAGVELYELKPADPDRDINFSGLKGSSKASLHAKTFIIDDEKVFVGSLNIDPRSFAQNTEVGLMIDSPDIADELKQGVEKTLETKAYTVRLITDSDGVERLRWDAPGTNPKTYRSDPHSSFIQRFGIGLLGILPIESQL
- a CDS encoding formate dehydrogenase accessory protein FdhE; protein product: MKSAPALDTVEKTLESIRVKTPAYEELTERFGSLFKAAASVHDELVKRGIATADINQARVAAGAPVLAGNDMETWRDDFAMAAERLLPSLCEVLELESDVADQLIEYFGDADNVMGLVRARIDGDWPFFEKTSVQQDSVPPTVMLYISETISSPVLGAIVDTMDESLSSLNWQEGHCPACGSSPSISHLSPKEVTDLDQLVGGGGKKFLHCSLCGFDWRFKRNACPSCGNEDSETREVFYIDDVQYERIEACHQCGKYCLNIDMREFDPHPHLDAIQMGLIHLDLYARKNSLTPIKPTLWNTVE
- a CDS encoding LuxR C-terminal-related transcriptional regulator; amino-acid sequence: MKNMSEGRKHYRDILKSMPNEEEYFLERWSVRMEQAGYLQHTTAKRVDCLQALNDFLSPMIAHWEMGGAEPDFPWLIRHENEWGKPQIESARRHRMRGITSDMYLGCFKTFIHSLMDVIEKMDASYETKVQARRHAKLYGDALEVLFVRDWTKTLPDMATRELDHANRLLTLEKCRFENILNATSDLILVVDSEGVVTNVNEAVKAVVDEKDVMGVPVWDALVLEGQSVEDLLKYYPIGMSCEMSPFDDDIIYRLQINSIGNVSMASDEYMIMLTNITAHATQRETLERVVSERTEALRQEKEQLEEMNITLRNVLQSIDKEREDLLGEVTAKVNNFVLPALDRIENEEDAGIRKGYLTVAKDQLARLAPGSASSEPGLLKLTHMETRVCQFIQAGHSSKDIANSLNLSIETVQTHRKNIRRKLGLHGKSVSLYAHLKRIGLSN
- a CDS encoding SIS domain-containing protein, whose product is MTTGNTPTGLELLQSEMARQHRDALVSLDTNQQRASEIAKHAKATGRLLLLGMGASHWINRVAEPLYRAAGIDATAQPLSEYLRAPIAGKQTVILTSQSGGSGEIIRYLDTAESTDGIFGLTLDPLSPLADRVPSLIGAGEVEKGFAATRSLLLSLAMHGAVLACLGQPLDDLKAYLNAPSKYEDAAVVSHLSESDCVILSSRGVLQGVADAGSLYFMELARIPAFSLEGGQFRHGPFEMLRKGIGVVLLCPSDNDSESVRRLAEECLAADVTPVIFDMSGKDAVPETLTISMPPYTGITAAAAGLVAMQETLLKAATAMVPDVGTPIRSTKVTDGE
- a CDS encoding 4Fe-4S dicluster domain-containing protein, with amino-acid sequence MTKTILVDTSRCTACRGCQIACKEWHGLDANKTTQYQWGSHQNPPDLNPNNYKLVRFSEHLDGDVIRWNFFPDQCRHCDMAPCKETADIYIEEAIVRDDTTGAILFTEKTREYSDEQFEEIRESCPYNIPRRNMETRIMAKCTMCNDRIHNGMPPACVKVCPTGTMQFGEREDMLKKAEARLEVLKKDWPDAMMADPDDVNVIFLLIDKPENYHEFSVAENSVGPMTKKQFFAQLARPFKAMKA